A window from Candidatus Rickettsiella viridis encodes these proteins:
- the pgeF gene encoding peptidoglycan editing factor PgeF, whose product MLDFIIPDWPAPPWIKAATTTRQGGFSAAPFDSLNLGQTVGDDLDCVLKNQALLKESLGLSKDPLWLKQTHGTKVISANHTADRSADAVVANEPQSVCAVLTADCLPLLVCSKTRHCVAAIHAGWKGLVAGVIENSIKALACPAEDLLVWLGPAIGPRAFVVGEDVFWQFVKKRPEFKVAFEKIGNKQWLANLYQLARLHLNKLGIGAIYGGQHCTYTNKTQFFSFRRDKLTGRQASLIWIHQ is encoded by the coding sequence ATGCTTGATTTCATCATTCCTGATTGGCCTGCGCCACCCTGGATTAAAGCCGCCACCACCACACGTCAGGGTGGATTTAGCGCTGCTCCTTTTGATAGCCTGAACCTAGGTCAAACGGTGGGCGATGACCTTGACTGTGTGCTTAAAAACCAAGCTCTGCTGAAGGAATCGCTCGGGCTAAGTAAAGACCCTCTCTGGCTCAAACAAACCCATGGAACCAAGGTTATTTCAGCTAATCATACTGCTGATCGATCCGCTGATGCGGTAGTTGCCAATGAACCTCAATCCGTATGTGCGGTATTAACCGCTGATTGCCTGCCGCTATTGGTTTGTAGCAAAACACGACACTGTGTCGCGGCCATTCATGCGGGTTGGAAAGGTTTAGTTGCTGGTGTGATAGAAAACAGCATTAAAGCATTAGCCTGTCCAGCTGAGGATTTATTAGTCTGGTTAGGCCCTGCCATCGGCCCTCGAGCCTTTGTGGTAGGAGAAGACGTTTTCTGGCAGTTTGTGAAAAAAAGACCAGAATTCAAGGTGGCTTTTGAAAAAATAGGCAATAAACAATGGTTAGCTAATCTTTACCAGCTGGCCAGACTGCACTTAAATAAGCTAGGAATAGGCGCCATTTATGGTGGTCAGCATTGTACTTACACCAATAAGACGCAATTCTTTTCCTTTCGTCGCGATAAGCTAACCGGACGCCAAGCTAGCCTGATTTGGATCCACCAATAA
- a CDS encoding pilus assembly PilX family protein → MALFSTNIQRGFILVTVLFFLLMISLMVLSLLNSTHLELRMGQNYAMASQQFWAAETGLKMAEVQLANLGARSHLQGSFSYAGYQVQHDAERIGLPFCSAQQIVYYYRITARAKQAQRQALVLQTTYAKKINKKCAENEEKPIKEGRSSWRELNKY, encoded by the coding sequence ATGGCTCTTTTTAGTACAAATATTCAGCGTGGTTTTATATTAGTCACTGTATTGTTTTTTCTTTTAATGATAAGTTTGATGGTGTTGAGCTTGTTAAATAGTACACATCTTGAATTGCGGATGGGTCAAAATTACGCTATGGCTTCACAGCAGTTTTGGGCAGCTGAAACCGGGTTGAAAATGGCGGAAGTTCAATTAGCTAATCTAGGGGCAAGAAGTCATTTGCAGGGTAGCTTTAGCTATGCGGGTTATCAGGTTCAGCATGATGCTGAACGTATCGGGTTGCCTTTTTGTAGTGCTCAACAAATAGTTTATTACTACCGTATCACAGCGAGAGCAAAGCAAGCCCAGCGACAAGCACTTGTCTTGCAAACGACTTATGCCAAAAAAATAAATAAAAAATGTGCAGAGAATGAAGAAAAGCCGATAAAGGAAGGTCGTAGTTCGTGGCGAGAATTAAATAAATACTAA
- the lptF gene encoding LPS export ABC transporter permease LptF, with protein MILFRYLTREVLASLLLITSLLLFILMSNEFVHYLNQVAGGKFAVGILWKLIILESPRFLAILLPFSLFLAILFTYGRLYADYEMTTLNACGFSLGQLTLMTLPLVIFLSVIIAILNLWLNPELLSYRNKLLAQTGTAIELQTVQPGSFQQTNGGQRIIYVESISGDHKAVKNLFMAQINKQQPASAITPWTILSANSGYQMISPKTKEAFFVAVNGRRYEGIPGTKEYYITQFTNYGVRIDSHVGTVNNPQESISSLALWHADQPNKASFFSELQWRLSAPIATLLLAFLAIPLSRVNPRQGKYLHLLPAITVYILYLNLLLFGRNWIENGDISYSWGLWWIHGLLIIIILLAWCYALGWNRIKYILRL; from the coding sequence ATGATCCTTTTTCGCTATCTAACTCGTGAAGTATTAGCCAGCCTTTTGCTCATTACTAGCCTTCTACTCTTTATTTTGATGAGTAATGAGTTTGTGCATTACTTGAACCAGGTTGCCGGTGGAAAATTTGCAGTCGGCATATTGTGGAAATTAATTATCCTGGAATCACCCCGTTTTTTAGCTATTCTACTTCCTTTCAGCCTATTTCTAGCTATTTTATTCACCTATGGTCGACTTTATGCCGATTATGAAATGACCACGCTGAATGCTTGCGGCTTCAGCTTAGGTCAACTCACATTAATGACCTTACCACTGGTTATTTTCCTTAGTGTGATCATCGCAATTTTAAATCTTTGGTTAAATCCCGAGCTATTGAGCTACCGTAATAAGTTACTGGCTCAAACAGGAACAGCGATTGAATTACAAACGGTACAACCCGGCAGTTTTCAACAAACGAATGGCGGACAGCGCATTATTTACGTAGAAAGTATTTCTGGGGATCATAAAGCCGTCAAAAATCTTTTTATGGCACAAATTAATAAGCAGCAACCTGCTTCTGCCATCACACCTTGGACTATACTCAGCGCCAATAGCGGCTATCAAATGATAAGCCCTAAAACAAAAGAAGCTTTTTTTGTGGCTGTAAACGGCAGACGGTATGAGGGAATACCAGGGACAAAAGAATATTATATTACCCAATTTACTAATTATGGCGTCCGTATAGACTCGCACGTCGGCACCGTCAATAATCCGCAAGAGTCTATATCGAGTCTTGCTTTATGGCATGCTGATCAGCCAAACAAAGCAAGCTTTTTTTCTGAATTACAATGGCGACTATCTGCCCCTATTGCCACCTTGCTCTTAGCATTTCTTGCGATTCCTTTAAGCCGTGTTAATCCGCGTCAAGGAAAATATCTACATTTATTACCTGCCATTACTGTTTATATTTTGTATCTTAATCTATTACTGTTTGGACGTAATTGGATTGAAAATGGCGATATTTCTTATAGCTGGGGCCTTTGGTGGATACATGGCTTGTTAATCATTATTATACTCCTTGCCTGGTGTTACGCCTTGGGTTGGAATCGAATCAAATACATTCTTCGCCTTTGA
- a CDS encoding PilW family protein — protein MRQQGHTLLELLIALTLALFLSSVLIEIFVQCKKTYYLIQRLNAVQTSVRIAFNGLSRDIRMAGLIGCVRLINFFPLNTQLTPDNSLLVWQAGFATTHSDLPYLPEAKPHSDIILIQFLDPDTRSVKFAQGGTISLVGESPFHSQDKCLISDCQHAEAFQWGQFNLQHRYQRDSEVGFLNKIVYYIGNTGRLNHKGNAIFALYRRNLNRSAHNPIELVEGIEKMSVRLGVRNTANGRLLYMHPQPIKKWSDVRSVEITLVLQDKKSLGSEWTHVVGLRERGI, from the coding sequence ATGAGGCAGCAAGGCCATACGCTACTTGAGCTACTCATTGCGTTAACCCTGGCTTTGTTTCTTAGTAGTGTGCTAATAGAAATTTTTGTGCAGTGTAAGAAGACCTATTATTTAATACAGCGTTTAAATGCTGTTCAAACCAGTGTGCGAATTGCTTTTAATGGGTTGAGCCGTGATATTCGCATGGCAGGTTTAATTGGCTGTGTGCGATTAATTAATTTTTTTCCGCTCAATACGCAGTTAACACCGGATAATAGTTTATTAGTTTGGCAAGCAGGTTTTGCTACAACACATTCGGATCTTCCTTATTTACCGGAAGCTAAACCTCATAGCGATATTATTTTAATTCAGTTTCTCGATCCAGATACGCGCTCTGTGAAATTTGCGCAAGGCGGCACTATTTCTTTAGTAGGCGAGTCGCCGTTTCATTCTCAGGATAAATGTTTGATTAGCGATTGCCAGCATGCAGAGGCTTTTCAGTGGGGACAATTCAATTTACAACATCGTTATCAGCGCGACAGTGAAGTGGGGTTTTTAAATAAAATTGTTTACTATATTGGAAATACAGGACGACTAAATCATAAAGGCAATGCTATTTTTGCTTTATATCGTCGTAATTTAAACAGATCTGCCCATAATCCCATTGAGTTAGTCGAAGGCATAGAAAAAATGTCCGTTCGATTGGGGGTACGAAATACAGCGAATGGACGTCTACTTTATATGCACCCGCAGCCGATAAAGAAATGGTCTGATGTGCGTAGTGTTGAAATTACCCTCGTTTTGCAGGATAAAAAATCTTTAGGGAGTGAGTGGACGCATGTTGTTGGATTACGTGAACGAGGTATATAA
- the rluD gene encoding 23S rRNA pseudouridine(1911/1915/1917) synthase RluD — translation MKNTTQTVNYQVIVPEHLAEKRLDQILSALFPAYSRSRLQSWIRSQQILVDQQIKRPRDKIKAGALITIAATLPEETKWEAQSIPLDIVYEDETLLVVNKPAGLVTHPAVGNPDKTLLNALLHHCPPLKQLPRAGIIHRLDKDTSGLLVIPKTLNAHTQLVKQLQARTIQRDYYAVVEGVLISGGTVNAPIGRHPKLRKKMAVNTFSGKEAVSHYRVIERFAHHTLIKVQLETGRTHQIRVHMAHIHHPLVGDKTYRGRLQLPKKAGPELISCLRQFSRQALHAEHLKLIHPLSQEVIEWQAPLPEDMIKLINCLREDKKHA, via the coding sequence ATGAAAAACACAACCCAAACGGTTAATTACCAGGTTATTGTGCCTGAACACTTAGCCGAAAAACGACTTGACCAAATTCTGAGTGCATTATTCCCTGCTTATTCTCGATCCCGCTTGCAAAGCTGGATTCGCAGCCAACAGATTTTAGTCGACCAACAAATCAAACGCCCTCGCGATAAAATTAAGGCCGGTGCGTTGATTACTATCGCCGCCACGCTGCCAGAAGAAACTAAATGGGAAGCTCAATCTATCCCGCTTGATATTGTTTATGAAGATGAAACCTTACTGGTAGTTAATAAACCAGCAGGTTTAGTCACGCACCCCGCTGTAGGCAACCCTGACAAAACATTGCTCAATGCACTATTGCATCATTGCCCACCACTAAAACAACTTCCTAGAGCCGGCATCATTCATCGGCTTGATAAAGACACATCTGGCTTATTAGTTATTCCTAAAACGTTGAATGCCCACACCCAATTGGTTAAACAGCTTCAGGCGCGGACGATTCAAAGAGATTATTATGCTGTTGTTGAAGGCGTGTTAATCTCAGGCGGAACGGTCAACGCCCCTATTGGCAGGCATCCTAAATTGCGCAAAAAAATGGCGGTCAATACCTTCAGCGGCAAAGAAGCTGTTTCTCATTACCGCGTTATTGAGCGCTTTGCTCACCATACGCTCATAAAAGTTCAACTGGAAACGGGTCGTACCCATCAGATCCGTGTCCATATGGCACATATTCATCATCCCTTAGTCGGTGATAAAACCTACCGCGGTCGTCTTCAATTACCCAAAAAAGCCGGCCCCGAATTGATAAGTTGTTTGCGACAATTCTCTAGACAAGCGTTGCATGCCGAGCATTTAAAACTGATCCACCCTCTGTCGCAGGAAGTCATTGAATGGCAAGCACCGTTACCAGAAGATATGATTAAGCTAATCAATTGCCTGCGTGAAGACAAAAAACATGCTTGA
- a CDS encoding DUF807 family protein, with translation MLDAGLTFPGTGAIGAMNVSSYFGNKMAIQAVNVNKIAIGQYSVTFFSARDLKPTQPPAVNLTIQDNTGTIFIA, from the coding sequence ATGTTAGACGCTGGATTAACGTTCCCGGGAACAGGTGCCATAGGTGCCATGAATGTCAGCAGTTATTTTGGTAATAAAATGGCGATTCAAGCCGTCAACGTAAATAAGATTGCCATTGGCCAGTACTCGGTTACTTTTTTTAGTGCTCGTGACCTCAAACCGACACAACCACCTGCAGTAAATCTTACTATACAAGATAATACAGGAACGATTTTTATTGCTTAG
- a CDS encoding outer membrane protein assembly factor BamD: MKLFNFVFFISLVTVLLSACATKSSDPLVAYQGQSVGQIYQSAKESLANRNYAHAIKNYEALDVVYPFNRYSEQAQLELIYSYYQHGDAPSAKAAAERFIHVYPNSKAIDYAYYMCALADMDQDRGWYLRYVPIDLSMRDPGSMRVAYQEFEQLISRYPNSRYAADARQRMIYLRNLFASYDLHIADYYFRKKAYVAAANRANEVVQQYQGAPEVEQALIIMIKAYRILGLEDLANQSLALLQLNFPNATLE; the protein is encoded by the coding sequence GTGAAATTATTTAATTTTGTTTTTTTTATAAGTCTAGTGACTGTTTTATTGAGTGCTTGTGCGACTAAGTCGAGTGATCCGCTGGTTGCTTATCAAGGGCAGTCCGTGGGACAAATTTATCAAAGTGCAAAAGAATCACTGGCGAATCGAAATTATGCGCATGCAATTAAGAACTATGAAGCGTTAGATGTTGTTTATCCTTTTAATCGCTATTCAGAACAAGCACAACTAGAGCTTATCTATAGCTATTACCAACATGGGGACGCGCCTTCGGCCAAAGCAGCGGCAGAACGGTTTATACATGTTTACCCGAATAGCAAAGCGATTGACTATGCGTATTACATGTGTGCTTTAGCCGATATGGATCAGGATAGAGGTTGGTATTTACGTTATGTGCCTATTGATTTATCAATGCGTGATCCGGGCAGCATGCGTGTGGCTTATCAGGAGTTTGAGCAATTAATTAGTCGCTATCCGAATAGTCGTTATGCTGCGGATGCCAGACAACGTATGATCTACTTACGCAATTTATTTGCAAGTTATGATCTACATATTGCCGATTATTATTTTAGAAAGAAAGCCTATGTTGCTGCCGCTAATCGGGCGAATGAAGTCGTGCAACAGTATCAAGGCGCGCCGGAAGTGGAGCAGGCTTTAATCATTATGATTAAAGCTTACCGGATTTTAGGTTTGGAAGATCTAGCCAATCAAAGTTTAGCGCTATTGCAACTTAATTTTCCCAATGCAACTTTAGAATAA
- a CDS encoding leucyl aminopeptidase, with translation MHYALTSIEPAKEQADCFIVGVFQNKKLSKIAEQLDQASQGAIRNLLAKNDLVEEIGRSLLLYSIPGVSSARILFVYCGEEGKLKPSDFRKITCCVASVVKSAKWDRVVNYLTDLEVKGLDAYTKVRQSIELIEDCFYSFDQFKTKKADKPAFSAPKEFVFNVASADSAKAEEAIKQAVAIITGIKLTKDLANSPANICTPHYMAEQAKALAKEVELDIQVLKKDAIEKEGMGALLAVAQGSEQPPHFVVLEYNGAKKDQKPVVLVGKGVTFDSGGICIKPAAGLEEMKFDMAGAASVLGTLKAIALLKLPINVVGIMPLTENLPSGSAVKPGDIIKSLSGQTIEVINTDAEGRLILADALTYSERFEPDVVIDMATLTGAIIIALGAVATGLMSNDSTLTNELEKAGEQSHDRIWALPLWDDYQEQIDSNIADISNIGVGGGKSITAACFLSRFTKKFRWAHLDIAGTAWRSGQNKAATGRPVSLLVQFLLNRIS, from the coding sequence ATGCACTACGCTCTAACATCAATAGAACCCGCTAAAGAACAGGCCGATTGCTTTATCGTGGGTGTTTTTCAAAATAAAAAGCTTTCTAAGATTGCAGAACAATTAGATCAAGCGAGCCAAGGTGCTATCCGTAACCTATTAGCCAAAAACGATCTGGTGGAAGAAATAGGCAGAAGCTTATTACTGTATTCTATCCCCGGTGTTTCTAGCGCACGTATTCTGTTTGTTTACTGTGGTGAAGAAGGGAAGCTTAAACCATCCGATTTTCGTAAAATAACCTGCTGTGTGGCCAGTGTGGTTAAATCGGCGAAATGGGATCGCGTGGTTAACTACTTAACCGATTTAGAAGTAAAGGGCTTAGATGCTTATACTAAAGTTCGGCAAAGCATTGAATTAATCGAAGATTGTTTTTATAGCTTTGATCAATTTAAAACTAAAAAGGCTGATAAACCTGCTTTTTCTGCGCCTAAAGAATTTGTTTTTAATGTGGCTTCAGCCGATTCAGCTAAGGCAGAGGAAGCTATAAAACAGGCAGTTGCCATCATTACCGGCATCAAGCTCACTAAAGATTTGGCTAATTCACCGGCTAATATCTGTACCCCACATTATATGGCTGAGCAAGCCAAAGCCTTAGCTAAAGAAGTTGAACTCGATATTCAGGTGTTAAAAAAGGACGCTATAGAAAAAGAAGGTATGGGTGCCTTATTAGCGGTGGCTCAAGGTTCAGAGCAGCCGCCACACTTTGTTGTGCTCGAGTATAACGGTGCTAAAAAAGATCAGAAACCAGTGGTATTAGTCGGTAAGGGTGTTACCTTTGATTCGGGTGGTATCTGTATCAAGCCAGCAGCGGGTCTGGAAGAAATGAAATTTGATATGGCTGGCGCGGCGAGTGTACTAGGTACGCTTAAAGCGATTGCTCTGCTCAAACTGCCTATTAATGTGGTGGGTATTATGCCGCTGACCGAAAATTTACCTAGCGGATCCGCCGTCAAACCTGGCGATATTATCAAAAGTCTTTCGGGGCAAACGATTGAAGTGATTAATACGGATGCGGAAGGCCGTTTGATTTTGGCTGATGCATTAACCTATAGCGAACGTTTTGAACCGGATGTGGTCATCGATATGGCGACCTTAACCGGCGCTATTATTATTGCGTTGGGGGCTGTTGCAACCGGATTAATGAGTAACGATTCGACGTTAACAAATGAGTTAGAAAAAGCAGGTGAGCAGAGTCACGATAGAATATGGGCTTTACCTTTATGGGATGATTATCAAGAACAGATCGATAGTAATATCGCAGATATTTCAAACATTGGTGTTGGTGGTGGTAAAAGCATTACTGCCGCTTGTTTTCTTTCCCGTTTCACCAAGAAATTTCGTTGGGCACATTTAGATATTGCCGGCACAGCGTGGAGAAGTGGTCAAAATAAAGCAGCAACCGGTCGGCCGGTATCCTTGTTAGTGCAGTTTTTATTGAATCGTATTTCTTAA
- a CDS encoding YgaP-like transmembrane domain: MLNVASNIQGNERITRLVIGVVLLIGVLLGLGKLFAFLVGVILIVEGIIGWCGIPILAEKFKLNEIFRKRD; this comes from the coding sequence ATGTTGAATGTAGCGAGCAATATCCAAGGTAATGAGCGTATTACACGCTTAGTTATTGGTGTTGTTTTATTGATCGGCGTCTTATTAGGCCTTGGAAAATTATTTGCGTTTTTAGTGGGTGTTATTCTGATCGTAGAAGGAATAATCGGATGGTGTGGTATTCCCATATTAGCAGAGAAATTTAAGTTGAATGAGATTTTTCGTAAGCGGGACTAA
- a CDS encoding NAD+ synthase — protein sequence MSSVLKIAIGQFNFLVGSIEANTQKILDVIKEAKQAKADLLVFPELALCGYPPEDLLLREDFKQQIKNALKIIQAQANGISILLGHPDYTEQGIYNAASLMANKKIVTTYHKQCLPNYGVFDERRYFKPGNSLGLIKIKDISIGILICEDLWHPGPILSAKHAGAELIICINASPFDETKAQERISALQINIAQTNLPVLYVHGVSGQDDLVFDGGSLAFDSQGTLTAHAGFFTEKLWLVDFKPTEHAFISQALPADQSVEALIYQALVLAVRDYVDKNHFPGVLLGLSGGIDSALVLAIAVDALGKDRVHAVTLPSRFTSELSLQIASKLAETLAVQLTTLSIEASFCAFLTTLNLDPQQPPAGITTENIQARCRAVLLMALSNQSGDLLLNASNKSELAVGYATLYGDMAGGFAVIKDVPKMMVYKLAHYRNSITPVFPKELLARAPSAELASDQRDEDSLPPYSELDPILALYVEQDKSVADIVAAGFKKEMVERIIKLVDRSEYKRRQIAVGPRTTTRAFGRERRYPISSGFFPD from the coding sequence ATGTCATCTGTGTTAAAAATCGCTATTGGACAATTTAATTTCTTAGTAGGAAGCATTGAAGCCAATACACAAAAAATCCTTGATGTCATTAAAGAGGCTAAACAAGCCAAGGCAGACCTACTGGTTTTTCCTGAACTTGCACTCTGTGGTTATCCGCCTGAAGATCTTTTGCTGCGTGAGGATTTTAAGCAGCAAATTAAAAATGCCTTAAAAATAATTCAAGCACAAGCAAACGGTATTTCTATTTTATTAGGACATCCTGATTATACTGAACAAGGCATTTATAATGCCGCCAGTTTAATGGCGAATAAAAAAATCGTTACCACCTATCATAAACAGTGCTTACCTAATTACGGTGTTTTTGACGAACGTCGTTATTTTAAACCCGGTAATTCACTTGGCTTAATTAAAATAAAGGATATTTCCATTGGTATCTTAATCTGTGAAGATCTTTGGCATCCTGGCCCTATCTTGTCTGCAAAACATGCCGGCGCTGAATTAATCATTTGCATTAATGCTTCTCCTTTTGATGAAACAAAAGCACAAGAACGCATCAGTGCTTTGCAGATAAATATTGCGCAGACAAACCTGCCTGTTCTTTATGTACACGGCGTAAGCGGACAAGACGATTTAGTGTTTGATGGGGGTTCTCTTGCTTTTGATTCACAGGGTACACTCACTGCACATGCCGGTTTTTTTACGGAAAAATTATGGTTAGTTGATTTTAAACCAACTGAACATGCTTTTATTTCCCAAGCATTACCTGCTGATCAATCCGTCGAAGCATTAATCTATCAAGCGCTCGTCTTAGCCGTGCGCGATTACGTAGACAAAAATCACTTCCCAGGTGTTTTACTCGGTCTTTCGGGCGGTATTGATTCAGCACTAGTGCTAGCTATTGCAGTGGATGCACTCGGAAAAGATCGTGTGCATGCCGTCACACTACCTTCTCGATTTACTTCTGAACTTAGCTTGCAGATTGCATCAAAACTCGCTGAAACACTGGCGGTACAATTGACAACACTTTCTATTGAAGCCAGTTTTTGCGCTTTTTTAACGACATTAAATTTAGATCCGCAACAACCGCCAGCAGGCATCACTACGGAGAATATTCAAGCACGTTGCCGTGCTGTGTTATTGATGGCGCTTTCGAATCAAAGCGGTGATTTATTATTAAATGCGAGCAATAAAAGTGAGTTAGCGGTGGGTTATGCCACTTTATACGGGGATATGGCGGGAGGATTTGCGGTCATCAAAGATGTACCTAAAATGATGGTTTACAAACTTGCCCATTATCGCAATAGCATTACACCTGTTTTTCCTAAAGAACTGCTTGCTCGCGCACCCAGCGCAGAATTAGCATCTGATCAACGCGATGAAGATTCGCTGCCACCTTACTCAGAATTAGATCCTATTCTAGCGCTTTATGTGGAACAAGATAAAAGTGTAGCGGATATCGTAGCCGCCGGTTTTAAGAAAGAAATGGTAGAAAGAATTATTAAATTAGTTGATCGTAGTGAATATAAACGTCGTCAAATAGCGGTAGGTCCTCGTACAACAACACGTGCCTTTGGTCGTGAACGCCGTTATCCGATTAGCTCGGGTTTCTTTCCAGATTAA
- the lptG gene encoding LPS export ABC transporter permease LptG produces the protein MKIIERYLGKTIISTTLSVLGVLLALFALIQLIAETRDIGSGNYTLLSAFYYVFLTLPSQFYTFSPIAILLGTILGLGLLARHSELIILNASGVSLYQIAWCLFKSTLLIVFFTVLIGEGIAPRAANLAESHKTFLTTRGQTLMTQQGALWIRDGHNFIYIQSILNPTHLTQVSRYQFDDHNNLLNASFAKQVNYENNNWQAYDVVTSHLSPKQVTSHQSQQETWPFSFSPKLLNISIILPEQMSLRQLNEYIHYRQKNLLNTSQYSLAFWQRLLQPFAIWLMMFLAIPFTFKHLRSLATSLRTIAGVVVGFGFYLLNEFFGPFAIVYQWPPLLAALLPLIIFTLIAALLMYWAK, from the coding sequence ATGAAAATAATAGAGCGCTACCTCGGTAAAACCATCATTAGCACGACCTTGTCGGTACTCGGTGTTTTACTCGCTCTTTTTGCCTTGATTCAATTAATCGCTGAAACGCGTGATATTGGTTCGGGGAACTACACCTTACTAAGTGCTTTCTATTATGTTTTCCTCACATTACCTTCACAATTTTATACTTTCTCACCGATTGCTATTTTATTAGGGACTATCCTTGGCCTAGGTTTATTAGCAAGACATAGTGAATTAATTATTTTAAATGCCAGTGGCGTTTCTCTCTATCAAATAGCGTGGTGTTTATTTAAATCTACGTTACTGATTGTTTTTTTCACTGTCTTAATCGGTGAAGGTATCGCACCACGCGCGGCTAATCTTGCCGAAAGTCATAAAACGTTTCTAACTACTCGTGGTCAAACTTTAATGACACAACAAGGAGCATTATGGATCCGAGATGGACATAACTTTATTTACATTCAATCTATTCTAAATCCAACCCATTTGACTCAAGTTAGCCGTTATCAATTCGATGACCATAACAATTTACTGAATGCCAGTTTTGCAAAACAAGTGAATTATGAAAATAATAACTGGCAAGCTTATGATGTTGTCACTAGCCATCTTAGCCCTAAACAAGTGACAAGCCATCAGTCCCAACAGGAAACTTGGCCATTCTCTTTTAGTCCAAAGCTACTCAATATTTCGATTATCTTGCCGGAGCAAATGTCCCTCAGACAGCTCAATGAATATATTCACTATCGACAAAAAAATCTGCTGAATACCAGTCAATATTCGCTTGCCTTTTGGCAACGACTACTGCAGCCCTTTGCTATCTGGCTCATGATGTTTTTAGCCATCCCTTTTACTTTTAAGCATTTAAGAAGTTTAGCCACCAGTTTGCGTACTATTGCCGGTGTTGTGGTTGGGTTTGGCTTTTATCTTTTAAATGAATTCTTTGGCCCTTTTGCTATTGTCTATCAATGGCCTCCTCTCTTAGCAGCTTTACTGCCATTGATTATTTTTACACTCATTGCCGCATTATTAATGTATTGGGCAAAATAG
- a CDS encoding type IV pilus modification PilV family protein — MLILINKKAQQGFSLTEVMLSLFILSVGLLGFTQSQLMALRTSEQAYFINLADLKNNELAERVYSCGDQACIQAQLHLAEENIAKIFPEGEAFLTKQGDDYQYKISWRSLYYHPQFKRSLQLLFRL; from the coding sequence ATGTTGATTTTAATAAATAAAAAAGCACAACAAGGATTTAGTTTAACCGAAGTCATGTTATCGTTATTTATTTTGAGTGTTGGGTTACTCGGTTTTACGCAAAGTCAATTAATGGCGTTGCGTACCAGTGAACAGGCTTATTTTATCAACTTAGCTGATTTGAAAAATAATGAATTAGCTGAACGTGTGTACAGTTGTGGTGATCAAGCCTGTATTCAAGCGCAATTGCATTTAGCAGAAGAGAATATTGCTAAAATTTTTCCTGAAGGCGAAGCGTTTTTAACAAAACAAGGCGACGATTATCAATATAAAATCAGCTGGCGTTCTCTTTATTACCATCCGCAGTTTAAGCGTTCATTGCAATTACTATTTCGGCTATGA